From the genome of Thermaerobacter marianensis DSM 12885:
GCGACGAAGCGGGCCATCCCGTCCGCCCGGGCCGCCAGATCCTCCGGGTCGAGCACGCCCGGGGCGAGGCGGCGGAAGAACCGCGGCATCCCCTCCTCCAGCACCTGCCCGCGGGGGCTGAGCAGGGCCGCCCGGGGGTCCAGGTACCGGCCCAGGGGCAGGAGGTCGTTCTCGTCGCCGCCCGTGCCGTGCAGGAGCAGCAGGATGCCGGCCGGTTCGTCCGCGGCCGTGCCCGGCGCGCCGGCCGGCGTCTCGCCGGGCGGGGGGACGAACCGGTGGATGAACCGCAGCTCGGCGAAGTCCGCGGGGTGGTGCAGTGGGGGCAGCTGCTGCTCCAGCGACGGCCGCACCGGCTCGAGCCAGGGCGGCAGGCGCAGGGCGCGGCCCAGGGTGTCCCGGTCCTCGTCGATCAAGAAGCCCGGCGGGTCGGTGGCGATCTCGAACAGCACGCCGCCCGGCTCGCGGAAGTAGATCGAGCGGAAATACCGGCGGTCCTGGACGGGGGTGACGGCGAGGCCCAGGCGGCCCACACGGCGCCGCCAGTCCTCCTGGGCCTGGTCCGTCGGAGTGCGGAAGGCGACGTGGTGGACCACCCCGGCCCCCATGGTGCCCCGGCGGGCGGCGGGATCGGCGACCACCTCCACCCAGTGGGTGGTGCGGCCCCCGTTCACCCCCCACAGGCGGCGGAGGGCGGGCGCTCCTTCCCCGGTGACGGGCGCTCCTGCCTGGCGGGTGGACCCTCCGGCCTGGGAGGCCGGCGGTACGGCCGCTCCGCCGGGGGCGCCGCCGTCCGCCGGGACCGGGCGGTACCCCAGCGCCTCCAGGACCCGGGCCGTGGGTTCGAGCTCCCGAACGGTCAGGGTCACACCGGCCACCCTCCGGATGGCGTGGGCCGCAGGCACGGGACCGCCGCCCCAGCCGGGCCACGAGGCCCCGTCGCCTGCCAGCGTGGCATCTTCCAGCAGGGCCAGGGCCAGCCCGTCGGGATCGGCAAAGGCCAGCGCCGGCTGGCCCAGCGGACCCTGGTGCCGCCGGCAGGGCACGCCGAAGGCCTGCAGCCGCTCCTCCCAGAAGCCCAGGGAGCCCGGCGGCACGGCCAGGGCCACCGCCGTCACCTGGCCCGCCCCCCGGCGCCCGGGCGCGGCGCCGGGAATGGGGAAGAAGGTCAGCAGGGTGCCGGGGCGGCCCACATCGTCGCCGAAGTAGAAGTGGTAGGTGCCGGGATCGTCGAAGTTGACGGTGATCTTGACCAGGCGCATCCCCAGGACGCCGCCGTAGAAGTCGACGTTGGCCTGGGGATCGCCGGCGATCATGGTGACGTGGTGGATCCCGCCGACCGGGTCGCCGGGGGTCCGAGGGTCGCTTGCCATGACCGGCCTCCTCGGGAAGCGTCGGACCCGGGGGCGGGGCGGGCGAGCCCGCCCCGCCGCGGATCCGCTGTGCTCCTCTACCCGTAGCGTACCACCGATCCCCCGCACCCGGCGGGCCGTTCATGCCAGCCGCCTCGCGCCCCACCCGCCTGCGGCGTTGACGCCGGCCGTTCCCCGCCGCGTCCGCCCCGGGCCGGGCGTTCATGCCAGCCCCGTGCCCCCGGCGCCTGCCGCCGCCGGGCCCTTCATGCCAGCCGCTGGCCCTCCCGCGTCCGGGACTGTTCTTCCAATAGGGCGTCGGCTTCGGCCAGGATCTCCCGGGTGTAGGCCTCCACCTGGGTGCGCAGCTCCGGTGTGGCGTAGACCTGCTCCAGCTCCTGATGGGCCATCAAGGCGCGGCGCAGGTACCAGATGCCCTGGTCGAAGGCCTGGCCGAAGAGGGCCTGGGCGACCTCCATCTCCTCCCGGTAGCGCTCCAGGGCGTCCACGTCGACAAAGGCCGCCGTATCGATCACCAGGTCGCCGGCCTTGGGCTCGTAGGTATGGGGGTAGGCGTTGTGAACCACCGCCGCCCCCAATTCGGGGATGATGACGTGGTCCAGGCGCCGGCCGTGCAGCCCGCAGCTGTAGGCCTCGATGTCCAGCCCCCGCCGCAGGGCCGCTTCGGCCACCCGCTCGACCAGGGTGGCGCACCCCGTGCCCGGGTTGCCGCGGATGAACACGCGCCGCGGCAGCGGGTCCAGCAGGCTGTCCAGGAAGTGCCGCGGGCCGTCGGGGGTGACGGCGCTGGCGAAGAGCCGGCGCACCCGGCCCCGCCGCCCGGCCCGCACCAACCGCTGGCCCTCGAAGAGGGCCGCCTCGATCTCGTGGGCCGAATGGTCCAGCGCCGCCCGGTCCAGCGCCCCCGCGTGGTCGTAAAAGTCTTCATAGAGCTGCAAGGCGCCCAGGGCGAGGGCCAGGTAACGGTGGGCCAGATGGAACCGCTGGCGGACCCGGCGGCCGGTGGCGGCGATGTGGTCCCGCCGCGACGCCAGGAGGTCCCGGTTGGCCGTCGCCTCCAGGCTGAGCAGCCGCCCCACCAGCCCGGGCAGCGGAGGCTCCACCGCATGGGGTGGTGTGCCGTCGACCACCGCCAGCCCCAGGTCCGGGGCGTTGACCCCGTCCAGGGAGGCGGGGTCCGACGGGCAGTGGAAGAGTTCCACCGCCACGCCCCGCTCCATCAGCCCGTCCGCGACCAGGCGGATGACCGCCGACTTGCCCGTGCCCGGCCCGCCCTTGAGCACGAAGACGCGGCGGGGTTCGGGCCATGCCACGTTCTCGAAGTACGATCG
Proteins encoded in this window:
- a CDS encoding VOC family protein → MASDPRTPGDPVGGIHHVTMIAGDPQANVDFYGGVLGMRLVKITVNFDDPGTYHFYFGDDVGRPGTLLTFFPIPGAAPGRRGAGQVTAVALAVPPGSLGFWEERLQAFGVPCRRHQGPLGQPALAFADPDGLALALLEDATLAGDGASWPGWGGGPVPAAHAIRRVAGVTLTVRELEPTARVLEALGYRPVPADGGAPGGAAVPPASQAGGSTRQAGAPVTGEGAPALRRLWGVNGGRTTHWVEVVADPAARRGTMGAGVVHHVAFRTPTDQAQEDWRRRVGRLGLAVTPVQDRRYFRSIYFREPGGVLFEIATDPPGFLIDEDRDTLGRALRLPPWLEPVRPSLEQQLPPLHHPADFAELRFIHRFVPPPGETPAGAPGTAADEPAGILLLLHGTGGDENDLLPLGRYLDPRAALLSPRGQVLEEGMPRFFRRLAPGVLDPEDLAARADGMARFVAAAARRYGFDPRRVVAVGYSNGANLAAALLLRHPGLLAGAVLFRPMEVPVASPPAGALAGVPVLVAAGRQDAVVPADSSRALAQRLEEAGARVTLHWAEAGHGLQEEELRRARDWLVERKEARTR
- a CDS encoding ATPase AAA, whose amino-acid sequence is MSVRHGRARHLFASGNTGHGFRSYFENVAWPEPRRVFVLKGGPGTGKSAVIRLVADGLMERGVAVELFHCPSDPASLDGVNAPDLGLAVVDGTPPHAVEPPLPGLVGRLLSLEATANRDLLASRRDHIAATGRRVRQRFHLAHRYLALALGALQLYEDFYDHAGALDRAALDHSAHEIEAALFEGQRLVRAGRRGRVRRLFASAVTPDGPRHFLDSLLDPLPRRVFIRGNPGTGCATLVERVAEAALRRGLDIEAYSCGLHGRRLDHVIIPELGAAVVHNAYPHTYEPKAGDLVIDTAAFVDVDALERYREEMEVAQALFGQAFDQGIWYLRRALMAHQELEQVYATPELRTQVEAYTREILAEADALLEEQSRTREGQRLA